In the genome of cyanobacterium endosymbiont of Braarudosphaera bigelowii, one region contains:
- a CDS encoding YceD family protein has product MKKIYIPHVLQFSQKTQTIILDNFITELVTLTPFRGVMMIRHGGTFLEISIEGETIINLICDRCLQQYNYRLNLKTFENIWLNKSSNSNQKFIQEKELIVEDFSETLSSEGYFDPKVWMYEQLSLSVPLRKLCSNDCQIPVSIDKKSSISINNYWKGLENFKKKLPK; this is encoded by the coding sequence ATGAAAAAAATATATATTCCTCATGTACTCCAATTTTCTCAAAAAACTCAAACTATTATATTAGATAACTTTATTACCGAGTTAGTAACTTTAACTCCTTTCCGTGGAGTAATGATGATTAGACATGGAGGAACTTTTTTAGAGATTAGTATTGAGGGAGAGACGATAATAAATTTAATCTGTGATCGCTGTCTTCAACAATACAATTATCGCCTTAACCTTAAAACATTTGAAAATATATGGTTAAACAAAAGTTCGAACTCTAATCAAAAGTTTATTCAAGAAAAAGAATTGATTGTAGAAGATTTTTCTGAGACTCTATCATCAGAAGGATATTTCGATCCTAAGGTTTGGATGTATGAACAACTATCATTATCCGTACCTTTGAGAAAATTATGTAGCAATGATTGTCAAATACCAGTAAGTATTGATAAAAAAAGTTCGATTTCAATTAATAATTACTGGAAAGGTTTGGAAAACTTTAAGAAAAAATTACCAAAGTAA
- a CDS encoding biotin--[acetyl-CoA-carboxylase] ligase: MKINVEEIKSYIKKPSYPIYVFDRVSSTNAVAWNLMKKKELGFFVIIASEQTKGKGQWGRDWCSLPGGLYLSIGCELKIAAKNASHITLFSAWSIANKLRNYQLPVKLKWPNDLVIEHQKLGGIKSEIKIRDNIITQGIIGIGINWSNMVPENGINLQSYQHRIISIEHLAAIVIEAIISGYQYYLVSGIEVLLKNYMEILDGIGYKTIIKNFEGIISGVNSEGNLEISSQVSKTMTTINLYSGAISLGYSSRF, encoded by the coding sequence ATGAAAATTAATGTTGAAGAAATTAAGTCTTATATTAAGAAACCCTCTTATCCAATATATGTTTTTGATAGAGTTTCTTCTACTAATGCTGTAGCTTGGAATTTAATGAAAAAGAAAGAGTTGGGATTCTTTGTTATTATAGCTTCTGAACAAACTAAAGGAAAAGGACAATGGGGTAGAGATTGGTGCTCTTTGCCCGGAGGACTCTATCTATCTATAGGATGTGAGTTAAAGATTGCTGCAAAAAATGCCTCTCACATTACATTATTTAGTGCTTGGAGCATAGCCAATAAATTAAGAAATTATCAACTTCCTGTGAAATTAAAATGGCCTAATGATTTAGTTATTGAGCATCAAAAATTAGGAGGTATAAAAAGTGAAATCAAAATTCGAGATAATATCATTACTCAGGGAATTATTGGAATAGGTATTAATTGGTCTAACATGGTACCAGAAAACGGAATCAATCTTCAATCATACCAACATCGAATAATATCAATAGAACATCTTGCCGCTATCGTCATTGAAGCAATAATTTCTGGTTATCAATATTACTTAGTTTCAGGAATTGAAGTATTACTGAAAAATTATATGGAAATATTAGATGGTATAGGATATAAAACCATAATTAAAAATTTCGAAGGAATAATTAGTGGGGTTAACTCTGAAGGAAATTTGGAAATTTCTTCACAAGTTTCAAAAACTATGACGACAATCAACTTATATTCTGGAGCTATATCTTTAGGCTATAGTTCTAGATTTTGA
- a CDS encoding tetratricopeptide repeat protein: MPNRNILLSFFLTLGISQFSIPANGQVLLPYTPQLDMEQLELQGLKMAEEASQLVRFQQHDHALSRAKLAVQLAPQKYQPWFILGTLYVMKQDLDLGINALKKSLDLEPKEITIKFTLGNAYFQQGKYQLAAIELEEGLEIKPNTSSAQFDLGNTYFKLGQMQKSMIAYQQAVAAQVDFWPAINNIGLIKYEQGNKEEAIAQWRRALKINSEQAEPKLALGVALYSQGQKEQGIQLGKTALKLDHKYRDLEYLHENLWGKKLLKDTQKFLSEPEVDIFINQLK; this comes from the coding sequence GTGCCCAACAGAAATATATTACTCTCATTTTTTCTTACTCTAGGAATATCACAGTTTAGCATTCCTGCTAATGGACAAGTGTTGTTGCCTTATACTCCACAATTAGATATGGAGCAACTCGAATTACAAGGATTAAAAATGGCCGAAGAAGCTTCTCAACTAGTACGTTTTCAACAGCATGATCATGCTTTGTCACGTGCAAAATTAGCTGTTCAGCTAGCCCCACAAAAGTATCAACCTTGGTTTATTTTAGGAACATTATACGTAATGAAACAAGACCTAGATTTAGGTATTAACGCTTTAAAAAAATCTTTAGATCTCGAGCCAAAAGAAATAACAATTAAATTCACTTTGGGTAATGCATATTTTCAGCAAGGGAAATATCAACTTGCAGCTATTGAATTAGAAGAAGGATTAGAGATTAAACCGAATACCTCTTCTGCTCAGTTTGATTTGGGTAATACTTACTTTAAATTAGGACAAATGCAAAAATCAATGATTGCTTATCAACAGGCAGTGGCTGCACAAGTAGACTTTTGGCCGGCTATCAATAATATTGGCTTAATTAAATATGAACAAGGAAATAAAGAAGAGGCAATAGCACAATGGAGAAGAGCATTGAAAATAAATTCTGAACAAGCAGAACCAAAATTGGCACTAGGTGTTGCTTTGTATTCTCAAGGTCAAAAAGAACAAGGTATACAGTTAGGAAAAACTGCTCTTAAGTTGGACCACAAGTATCGCGATTTAGAATATTTACACGAAAATCTTTGGGGAAAAAAGCTGCTTAAAGATACACAAAAATTTTTAAGTGAACCAGAGGTCGATATCTTTATTAATCAGTTGAAATAA
- a CDS encoding ferritin-like domain-containing protein: protein MRTLNRDKTNELLNTIMEYELAGVVRYTHYSLMVTGPHRIPIVQFFQQQATESLLHAQQVGEILTGLEGHPSLKIATMEESHEHTLHTILVESLNHEKKALDLYKELLEIVEDASIYIEEFTRGMIGQEEVHNIELKKMLRDYV, encoded by the coding sequence ATGAGAACACTTAATCGAGACAAAACAAACGAACTTCTTAATACCATTATGGAATATGAGCTAGCTGGTGTTGTACGATATACCCACTACTCTTTGATGGTTACAGGCCCTCATCGTATCCCAATCGTTCAATTTTTTCAACAACAAGCAACCGAATCTTTGTTGCATGCACAACAAGTTGGAGAAATTCTAACCGGCTTAGAAGGACATCCAAGCCTAAAAATTGCTACTATGGAAGAAAGCCATGAACATACTTTACATACTATCTTGGTAGAAAGTCTTAATCATGAGAAAAAAGCACTAGATCTATATAAAGAGTTATTAGAGATAGTTGAAGATGCTTCAATTTATATTGAAGAATTTACAAGAGGTATGATTGGGCAAGAAGAAGTACACAATATAGAGTTGAAAAAAATGTTAAGAGACTATGTCTAA
- the tyrS gene encoding tyrosine--tRNA ligase produces the protein MFSTNTMDHSNWLYRGTAEIFPNQDNSNSSEGNLVNFLQDLNRPLRVKLGIDPTGNDIHLGHSIPFRKLRAFQDAGHTAVVIIGDFTAQIGDPTGKSEVRKQLSPKQVEKNVESYLEQLHSILDFNTPGRLEIRYNSEWLNKLNFHKVQELLSTMTVSQMLAKEGFSERYKKENPIFLHEFLYPLMQGYDSVIINADIELGGTDQKFNIAIGRDLQRYFGQKPQFGLLLPILTGTDGSQKMSKSLGNYIGLKEDALSMYSKTEKIPDNLVQTYFELLTDLNLNDLPKNPRECQKLLAIEITSHYHGRKKALLAQETAESLIKNKNTLSKDNIAEYNLSEVTFPAKLFYILSASKLCVSSGEGRRQIQGGSVRLEGEKILDINIVFENPEQLTNKILQVGKTKFIKLV, from the coding sequence ATGTTTTCAACAAATACTATGGATCATTCTAATTGGCTATACAGAGGAACTGCTGAAATATTTCCTAATCAAGACAACTCAAATAGTTCTGAAGGAAATCTAGTAAACTTCTTACAAGATTTGAATCGTCCCTTAAGAGTTAAACTGGGGATAGATCCAACTGGAAATGATATTCACTTAGGGCATAGTATTCCCTTTCGAAAGTTACGTGCTTTTCAAGATGCTGGTCATACAGCAGTAGTCATTATTGGAGACTTTACAGCACAGATAGGAGATCCAACTGGTAAATCAGAAGTACGTAAACAACTTAGCCCAAAACAAGTTGAAAAAAATGTAGAAAGTTATTTAGAACAATTACATTCAATTTTAGATTTTAATACTCCAGGAAGATTAGAAATCAGATATAACTCTGAATGGTTAAATAAGTTAAATTTTCATAAGGTTCAAGAGTTACTATCTACAATGACTGTGAGTCAAATGTTAGCAAAGGAAGGATTTTCTGAACGTTATAAAAAAGAAAATCCAATTTTTCTTCATGAATTTCTTTATCCACTTATGCAAGGATATGATTCAGTGATCATAAATGCCGACATTGAACTAGGAGGAACAGACCAAAAATTTAATATTGCTATAGGTAGAGATTTGCAGAGATATTTTGGGCAAAAGCCCCAATTTGGTTTATTACTCCCTATTTTAACTGGAACGGATGGTAGCCAAAAAATGTCAAAATCTCTTGGAAATTATATTGGATTAAAAGAAGATGCATTATCAATGTATTCTAAAACAGAAAAAATTCCTGATAACTTAGTACAAACTTATTTTGAGTTATTAACTGATTTGAATCTTAATGATTTGCCAAAAAATCCAAGAGAATGTCAAAAGTTATTAGCCATAGAAATTACTTCTCATTATCATGGAAGAAAAAAGGCATTATTAGCACAAGAGACAGCAGAAAGTCTCATTAAAAATAAAAACACCTTATCAAAAGATAATATCGCTGAATATAATTTATCTGAAGTAACTTTTCCTGCCAAATTATTTTATATTCTAAGTGCTAGCAAATTATGTGTAAGTAGTGGAGAAGGGCGAAGACAGATTCAAGGAGGAAGTGTCAGATTAGAAGGGGAAAAAATTCTTGATATTAATATTGTTTTTGAAAATCCTGAACAGCTTACTAACAAGATTTTACAGGTAGGAAAAACAAAGTTTATAAAATTAGTTTAA
- the ndhC gene encoding photosynthetic/respiratory NAD(P)H-quinone oxidoreductase subunit C: MFVLSGYEYLLGFLIACNLIPILALTASKILRPSNGGPETLTTYESGMEPIGGAWIQFNIRYYMFALVFVVFDVETVFLYPWAVAFSSLGLLAFMEALIFIAILVIALVYAWRKGALEWS, encoded by the coding sequence GTGTTTGTCCTCAGCGGTTACGAATATTTACTTGGCTTTCTAATTGCCTGTAATTTAATTCCCATTCTAGCTTTAACTGCATCAAAAATTTTACGCCCTAGCAATGGTGGTCCTGAAACACTAACTACTTATGAGTCTGGGATGGAACCTATTGGAGGTGCCTGGATACAATTCAATATTCGCTATTATATGTTTGCTTTAGTGTTTGTTGTATTTGATGTAGAGACAGTCTTTCTATATCCTTGGGCTGTAGCTTTCAGTAGCCTAGGTTTATTAGCTTTTATGGAAGCCCTTATCTTTATAGCTATTCTCGTCATTGCGCTAGTTTATGCTTGGCGAAAAGGTGCACTAGAATGGTCTTAA